AATGGCAAAACGCAATAATGTAAATATGGCATTGGAAGTGGCAAGAGAGGCTCGTCAGATACTGGGAGCAATGGGGATTACAGGCGATTATTCTATAATGAGACATATGATGAACCTGGAATCAGTTGTTACTTACGAAGGTACTCATGATATTCATTTGTTGATAACAGGATTAGATATTACCGGAATTCCTGCCTTTAAATGATAAAGTATGTTGAAGGACTTTGTATGAAGAAAACATTTGTTAAAGTTCCGTTATTTTGGAATAGAACAATTAATGTTATAATTTACCGTTGATTAAATTATATTATTTTTGTTGAAATTTTCAGTTTAAAACATGACTCAGAATATAATTTTAGTTACTACAGATTTTACAAAGCAGGCAGATAATGCCCTTAAGCATGCATTTATTTTGAAAGAAAAAATAAATGGAAGAATAGTTCTGCTTCATATAGTTTCTTCTGAAAAAGAGCTGGAGCAAGCTCATCAAAAAATTCAAAAAGTAATAGAAGAAACTTACCAGAATTATGGTATTAAGTTAACTGAAATTATTAGAAGAGGTAATATTTTTGACGATATCGGAAAAGTTGCATCAGAGATAGGTGCAAAATTCGTGATAATGGGAACTCATGGAGTGTCGGGGTTACAGCATATTTTCGGGTCAAAAGCATTGAAGGTAATTTCAATGTCGAAGGTGCCGTTTATTTCTGTGACTAAAAAACCAAAGAAACACGGTTTAGACAAAATTGTAATGCCATTCAATTTCAGTAAAGAACCGTCGGCACTGTTGAGGTTGGCATCTGAACTGGCAAAATCATTTGATTCTGAAATCCATGTTATAGGATATGGTTTAAGCAAGAAAAATTCCGGTAAATATTTGAATAAGATAAGCGATTATTTAGATTCAAGTAAGATTTCGTATAAAATCGAAAAAAGAAGTTCTTCAGGTAATTTTGATATTGAGGTTCTGGATTACGCCAGAACTGTTGGTGCAGATTTGATTTCTATTTCTAATTTGCAGGAGAATGTATTTAATCTATTTGGAGGATTCGAGCAAAATGTAATCGCCAATAAGCAGGGAATTCCTGTGATGGTGGTTAATATAAATAGTTTTGGAATAAAATAATAAAATAGATATTTTGGAAATGAAAGTAAAATACCTGATTGTTTCTTTTTTACTGATAAGCTCTTTTGTAAGTGCTCAGTATAAAATTACTATGGAAGATATTTGGGGAGGTAAGTTTGGTGAAGAGTCAGTTGATGAAATCCATTCGATGAATAATGGTGAGCATTATACTGTATTAGAGTATGGCGATAATGGAACTTCAATCGGAAAATATTCTTATTCATCGTACAAGAAAGTATCAACAATTGTAGATGGGGCCGATTTGTCTGAAGCACCTTTTTTTACAGCTTATAAGTTTTCACCAAACGAGAAAGAAGTGTTGTTGGCTACTGAGGTAAGTCCAATTTACAGACATTCTTATACTGCTAAACACTACTTATATAATCTGGAGTCTAAAAACCTTAAGGAAATTTCGGGTGATGTAGAGCAGGAACCGGTTTTTTCGCCTGATGGTGAAAAGGTAGCTTATGTAAGGGATAATAATATTTACATCAAAAACCTTAGAAATAATATCGAAATTCAGGTTACCAGTGATGGAAAGAAAAACGAAATTATTAACGGGGTAACTGATTGGGTTTACGAAGAGGAATTTGCCTTTGTAAGAGCCTTTGAATGGTCGCCGGGTGGAAAATATATTGCTTATTTAAAATTTGACGAGACGGAAGTTCCTGAAATATCAATGAAGGTTTTTGGGATCAATCTTTATTGCGAAAAAATGGAGTTTAAATACCCAAAAGCAGGGGAGGAAAATTCAAAGGTTAGTTTGCATATATATTCTGTCGATGACAGAAAGAGTAAGGAAGTTTCTGTTTCGGTAGAAGGAGATTATTATATTCCGAAAATAAAATGGACCAGTCAAGATCATTTATTATCCTTTATTCTGCTGAATCGTCATCAAAATGATCTAAAATTAAATTTAGTCGATACCTATGGAATGGGAGTGAAGACTATCCTGAATGAAACATCCGACACTTATATTGACATGAGTGATGACCTGACATTTTTGAAAGATAATAGTTTCTTATGGACAAGTGAGCTAAACGGGTTTAATCATATTTATCATTACGATCCTGCGGGTAAATTAATAAATCAGGTAACAAATGGACCTTGGGAAGTAAGTAAATTCTATGGGTATAACGAAAAGGATAAACGACTGTTTTACCAGTCAACAGAGAAGTCATCGATAAACAGAGGAGTGTATTCTATAAAAATAAAAGGTAATCATAAGAGGGAACTTAGTGTTGATGACGGATATAATGATGCTAATTTCTCAAAAAAATTCAAGTATTATATTAATACATTTTCTGCTGCAAATACGCCAAGACAATTTACTTTAAATCATTCTAAAAATGGAAAAGTTATAAAGGTTATCCAGGATAATGATTCATTGAAAAGTACATTGTCTTCATATAAAATGTCTGAAAAAAAGTTCTTAACTATAAAGTCTAATGACGGTACAGAGTTGAATGCCTGGATGATAAAGCCATATAATTTTAATCCTACAGAAAAATATCCCGTATTGATGTATGTTTATGGAGGTCCCGGGTCTCAAACAGTACTGAATAAATGGGGTAGAGAAAATTATATGTGGTTTGAATTGCTTGCCCAAAAAGGATATATTG
The DNA window shown above is from Bacteroidota bacterium and carries:
- a CDS encoding universal stress protein, with protein sequence MTQNIILVTTDFTKQADNALKHAFILKEKINGRIVLLHIVSSEKELEQAHQKIQKVIEETYQNYGIKLTEIIRRGNIFDDIGKVASEIGAKFVIMGTHGVSGLQHIFGSKALKVISMSKVPFISVTKKPKKHGLDKIVMPFNFSKEPSALLRLASELAKSFDSEIHVIGYGLSKKNSGKYLNKISDYLDSSKISYKIEKRSSSGNFDIEVLDYARTVGADLISISNLQENVFNLFGGFEQNVIANKQGIPVMVVNINSFGIK
- a CDS encoding S9 family peptidase, which translates into the protein MKVKYLIVSFLLISSFVSAQYKITMEDIWGGKFGEESVDEIHSMNNGEHYTVLEYGDNGTSIGKYSYSSYKKVSTIVDGADLSEAPFFTAYKFSPNEKEVLLATEVSPIYRHSYTAKHYLYNLESKNLKEISGDVEQEPVFSPDGEKVAYVRDNNIYIKNLRNNIEIQVTSDGKKNEIINGVTDWVYEEEFAFVRAFEWSPGGKYIAYLKFDETEVPEISMKVFGINLYCEKMEFKYPKAGEENSKVSLHIYSVDDRKSKEVSVSVEGDYYIPKIKWTSQDHLLSFILLNRHQNDLKLNLVDTYGMGVKTILNETSDTYIDMSDDLTFLKDNSFLWTSELNGFNHIYHYDPAGKLINQVTNGPWEVSKFYGYNEKDKRLFYQSTEKSSINRGVYSIKIKGNHKRELSVDDGYNDANFSKKFKYYINTFSAANTPRQFTLNHSKNGKVIKVIQDNDSLKSTLSSYKMSEKKFLTIKSNDGTELNAWMIKPYNFNPTEKYPVLMYVYGGPGSQTVLNKWGRENYMWFELLAQKGYIVVSVDNRGTGGKGSEFKKVTYKELGKIEIEDQISAAEYLGSLPYIDKDRIGMFGWSYGGYMSSLAMTKGADIFKAGIAVAPVTNWRFYDSVYTERYMQLPEENADGYDNNSPINHVSKLKGSYLLIHGSSDDNVHYQNTMRMVEALIEANKQFELFIYP